The ANME-2 cluster archaeon sequence CGGTGTAGTAATAGGTGAAATAATGGCACTTTTACGGCGGCATCAGGCAATGGTACCTTCAAACATTGCCCTGCTTTCAAAGGGGCTTATAACCATCGGGGGATTCGGAATGCAGATGGTGCCGGATTTCAATATCAGTGTGCTTATTGAACCTTATGCTAAAAGGCTGATAAAAAAGCGCATGCGTCCCGACATTATTTTAAAAAATACTGTGAAAGATGCTTCAAACCTGATGCGTTATATGCACAAGATGCCGCGGCAGATGTCGCATATCCTTGATTACGCAGAAAAAGGGTATATGACTATACAATTTGAGCATCATGGGCTTAACAGGATCATTACCGGATTGGATGTAAGTAGTAACCGGTTGTCATTCAGCATGATCCTGTCGGCTTTAATAATAGGCTCGGCCCTTATCATCCAGACAGGAATAGAACCTCACATATGGGGAATACCTGCACTTGGCCTGATAGGTTTTCTTGTTACTGGTATATTAGGGATGGGGCTGGTTATCTATATTCTGAGGACGGGACATATCTGATTACCATACTACCCGTTAAAGTTCTTTTTTCATGATCAGTGCATCCTCGCCATCAGTGTAGTATCCCCGCTCTACCCATGCAGGTACAAATCCTCGTTTCATATAGAAATGCTGGGCAAGGATATTACTTATCCTGACCTCCAGGGTGGCCTCATCTGACCCATTGTTTTTTAGGGTTTCACATATCTTATCCATTAACTGCGTACCTATCCCCATACTCCTGTACTCTTCCTTTACAGCCAGGGTAAAAACCCTGCCCCTTATCGGAATTGAAATGAACCCAACCACATACCCGACCGTTTCCCCATCCATTATGGCCACATAGAACCCGTCTGGCACGCTTTCATACAATTCCATGTAAACATAAGGGTCATGTTCACTGAAAACCTGCCGTTCTATTTCAATAACATCGTTGAAATCCTCTGGTTGGAATGGCCTGATAAATAACAAATATGACTCCAATTAATTATTGCAGGTTTAACAGGTCAATCAGTTCCAGTCCCTCTACACCCAGGGCAGAAAGCCGGTTTGTTATTTCATCAATACTAATAAAAATCTCATTCCGGGTTCCATCTTTAATAATTTCCTTAATGATAATTTCTTCTTTTGTGAACCCATTATTTAATATTTCAGAAATTATCTCCCCATACTGGGAAGTAATGATCTTAACAGAA is a genomic window containing:
- the rimI gene encoding ribosomal protein S18-alanine N-acetyltransferase, which encodes MLFIRPFQPEDFNDVIEIERQVFSEHDPYVYMELYESVPDGFYVAIMDGETVGYVVGFISIPIRGRVFTLAVKEEYRSMGIGTQLMDKICETLKNNGSDEATLEVRISNILAQHFYMKRGFVPAWVERGYYTDGEDALIMKKEL